ATATCACCTACTTCACCTTCGGCGGACGATGAGTTTGCCACTACCTCCTCAAGCAAATCCAACCTTTTCCGACGACGAGTCAGTTGACCTGATTCCTCGTCTATTTCCTCCTCCTCGGCGACGTCGCCTGACCGGTCCACCTCCTGCTCGTCTAAAAACTCTCCGTCGCGACTGAAAGACCTATCCTCGACAGAATAACCCAAGAACTTCCGATACTTATCCTCAGAATCagcgttcaactcagtcaacgacgacgccttgacaactgcaaaacaaaaccaagtaaGGCGACGTTCAGTAAAACGACGAGAAACAAAGATAAAACGACACATTTACCTTCCATCGTCCATCCCTCGACCAGAAACCGCCCTTTATCTCCCAGAGAATCTTTGCCTACAAAGACAAAACGACTCTGCCAACCCCTGTCGTTCACACCTAAACCAACACCTAAGTTCGTCTTCCCCTTCTTCGTAACCAAGGTATACCTACAACACTTCTGCAGTGCTAGGTCGTAAGTGTACATCAAATCAGACAGGTCAAACGGCGTACGCCAGTTCGCAGTAACTCCGTGCACCACCGTGAAAACCCGCCATATCTGGGGCATCAACTGACCCGGGCTCAAATGGAAAACCTCGATAAAGGACCTAACTAGAGGAGTGAAAGGAAATTTGAAGCCAATTGTGAACGGATACTCATACATAACCACATACCCCTCTGGACAGTCAAAGGCTTCCTCATCCGAGCCGGGAATCTTCACTTCCGCCGACGGCGGCAAACCAGCAAGTTCAACAAAAGCCGCCGGATCCACCACAGTAGAATATATCGGGTTAAGGGACTTAACCCGAGTGGAACCCGACTCCCCCTTTCCTCTCGCTACAACCGACTTAGATCTACCCAtctcacttacaaaaatctacaaGGAAATCGAAAAAGAAAGCAAATTTTACCTGAAATCGAACAAACTCAGTGCGAAAATCGACTTCGctttctccctcttctctctcctgctttcggatctagaaattttttgaaaaacttGGTGTGAAGAACTTTATTGCATGTCGTGAATTGGTATTTATTACTCTAGAATTTTGAACGGTTTTATCCCACGAACTAGGCAGTTGGAGACggttttttaatttgaattgtttcttttgctcTGTGTGACTCCGCAAAttcacaattgggggcaaactgttatcccactttttggactaacgacataaccgttctaacgtttgatcatgtcgtgtcagcCAGGTCCTGTCGTGTCGCAGGTAAACACAGCTCCAGGGAGATACGTCCGACGTAGCATCGTACGACGAGGTATAACCGACGAAGGACAGGCGACAAAGTACAGGCAACTGAGACACGTCCTCGAGAAACGGGTTGATGAAGATAAGTTGACCTAAAGCCCATGATAGGCAGCGCCGTCAAGCTAGCAAGAACGAGTCCAAGACACACGCGAGAAGCGCGGAAGCAGTTGAAGACTGAAGAGACGTGTGACAAAGATACTCCTATCTTTGTGGGATTTTCTCAACCGATTAGACCGTTGAGAATATCCTATAAAAGGACGAAGATAATGACAAGAAAAGGACGTTCACTCAAGCTCTAATACTCTTAAGCTATAAACTGTTTCAGTATtcattattgtacttgagatttTTGATATCGATTCTCAGAAAGaaaagcataaacaatcatatagaatacttagtggattgatagtctcatagctatccgcggttttttaccttattccagggttttccgcgtcaacactcctctgtgtcgtgcctctttatttgtgtcgttgattctttgcttagttagtgtcgaccctagccgaaagtcgcccccatacgaattttggcataaacagaTACTGGACATTATTAACAGGTTTCTAAGTTCTATTTATCCTGTCATTTCATCTGCATATTAACAGATTGTTCCGTTTCAACTCTTATATACTTTCCATTGAAAATAAAATGATCAAATCATTTATTTTACTTCGTATGTGATTGTTCTCTTTGAACCAAATCTTTGGTAATAGGCTTAACTGCAGCTTCTGCTTTCTTGTTACTTCTCACTGATTTTGGGAGATGTTTAGCTGAAGAATTTTATCAAACCATTTACTATTATATCTTCGTATGTGATTGGATTGACAGAGCTAACAACAGGTTTAGTTTATATTCAGCTTTTGCAAATTTCTTGAAAAATTTATCATGATCTCTTTTTCTTAATTTTGATCTGATTTCAACCGATTTCTTTCCAAAGTAATCAAACAATAAAACAATCACATGTCATTATTCTCATTTCTCAGCAATACATAGCACACATATATAGAAGGATATGAAAGGCAGAAAAGGTTGTAAGTAAGGTCTCTCACCAACATTGAAGAAGTAAAAAATTCCCAGAAAACAAGCTAAAAGAAGAGATGAACCACTAGAAACAGAGATTACAGTGATAACACTGTAATTGTCAAATGTTTTCGATCTCCAGTTTAGTGATTCTCCTTTCCGAGCAAAGCAAGGAGGAAAGGCTCGTAGTCCCAGTGAGTTTCCTTGATCACAACTTCCTCCAAGGTCTTACTGTGTCTCTGGTGGAATAAATCCTTAATCTCTCCCAAGTCCTTTTCAGCCCTTGTTACTATGACTCTAGTCAGTGCATCCTCATCAGTTCCGTGCTTCATTAGCGCATCAGTAAGAACCTAATGATGATTTCAGATGCATAATGAGTTTACACTTTCATTTTAAACATGAAAATACTTGAGGCTATATTATCAAAACATACACAAGCTAGCTACCTACCTGTTCCAAATACTCCTGGGGGGACTTGATGCATCGAATAGCAGCTTGGAGTGCTACGACGAAGTCCTTATCGTGATCGGAATCCAAAACCTGTGGAAATTATTTTTCCCTTTTCATATCCAAAAGAACAAATTTCTTTTCATATAAGTTGAGACGAGTTCTGATAAGGAAAAACATATCAGAAAGTTCAAAGGTCTACGGGTTCATTTAGggctatacaagttcaaatttcaactaAAGAAGTTCATACAAGGAAAAATGATAAGAAAAACAAGATTTCATGAGTTTAAATAAGGGGTTTTAAGTTGTAAAGAACGGTGCCTAAGTGTTGTAATGATTGTTAGTGCACCTCAACAATGGGAGTGCCATGAATATCTCCAAAGCGGTAAAAGGTTGAAATGAGATGAGCCTTGCTCCTTGTGGTCAGGATCCTTATGATCTCATCATGGTTGTATTCCTTATCTTTGATACAATCTTGAAGGATTTCAGCCTCTTTCTCAACCAATTTTGGGTCTGACACTTGAGTCTCATGCCTGTGAACACTAACTAGAAGAAGTAGCAGCTGCAACAATATTGAATATTAGGAAATTTTGACTATGCCAAATCTAACAACAACTTAACATGATCAATGGCACTGATATGAGAACTTGCCTTGCGCATGTCACCAGAGTAATGACAAGCAACTTCTTCCTCGAGGCTATAGTTGTATCGAACCTGATAGGCCCGCTTGATTGCCAACAGTTCTTCAGCAGATGAGAGGCAAGAGATTTCGATGATTACTCGGAAATCACCTTTCTTCAATGCATCATGGGCTAGAACAGCCTCCCGGTCACAAGGGTCCAACATCCATCTATATACTGCTTTCTACAATACATTAAGTTGAGAAATTTAGTGCAACTAGGCTAAGATACCCTGTGCTCCAAAATAATAGGTCACATCCACTTTATTGGGTGCTCGTGTTAGAAAAAGTATGTGTCTAATGAGGAGAGGCGGCATGCTGTGATGTGTGAGCAAACACATCACAGCGCCAAACATGAACCATTTCTTTTAAAAAGAGTACCATTCATTAAAAAAAGagtaccatttcgttaaacAGAGTACCATTTCGATAAAAACATGTATCATTTCATTACATAGAATAccatttcaaaaaaaacaaagtacCATTTCGATTAAAACGCGTACCATTTCGATTAAAGCATGTACCATTTTATTGGATTTTTTTGCTGTTATGTTTTTGTGCAAACCGCGATTTTTACTTCCTCTGTATCTAAGTGTCTAACTGAACTATTATGACCAAGAATAAAGTGTCAATTACTCATCCGGTCATACCCATACCCCTGTCTTAGTGTCAAGGATCGCAACATAGGGACCATATTTTCACTTCCAaattttgaaattgaactttagttaaaatcattaaatctaATTCACAGAGACACGACGGTAAATATTTAGTCACCTCAAAATTCCCAGAAAGCTCTTTCTCAAAACGCTGAATAAGATTTTCATTGTACATTTCTTCATATGCTTCCTTGATCAGCTTTTTCTGGGCTGCATTCCGATGACAGATAATTTCGATAATTCCCTTCTCATTGGTTCCCCATCCTGcattttcaatcaaattaattaTCCAACATCAGTGATTAGAACATGACTAAGCATCAAATAATCCGTATTTGGTTAGATCAAGATGGACAAAATAAAGTCAACTTAAGCCAAttaaaatcaagtcttaacaaAACGAATATCAGTGACTATAAAAATAAAACCTACTAAACAGAGATCAAAATCAACGTTGGATGATGATGGATTACCTTCACAAGCTTTCCTAAGGGCTTCAGCATCAGCAATGGGATCAGCATGTTGAGGGGCAACGAGGGTAGCCATCGTAATAATTTTTATGAATTTGAGATAATTTCTTCCAAAAAAATTTGGGTTGAATAATGTAGTAGCTACAACTCTACAAGCCTACGACTACAAGAAACAGGATAACATGTCTTAAGTAAGACCATCCACGGCCCACCATGCATAGAATATTACTCCGTAGAATGCAATAATGGATTCTAGTCGTCTCAAAAGTTTTTATTATATTGCGCCTGATTACGA
This sequence is a window from Spinacia oleracea cultivar Varoflay chromosome 1, BTI_SOV_V1, whole genome shotgun sequence. Protein-coding genes within it:
- the LOC110798909 gene encoding annexin-like protein RJ4; its protein translation is MATLVAPQHADPIADAEALRKACEGWGTNEKGIIEIICHRNAAQKKLIKEAYEEMYNENLIQRFEKELSGNFEKAVYRWMLDPCDREAVLAHDALKKGDFRVIIEISCLSSAEELLAIKRAYQVRYNYSLEEEVACHYSGDMRKLLLLLVSVHRHETQVSDPKLVEKEAEILQDCIKDKEYNHDEIIRILTTRSKAHLISTFYRFGDIHGTPIVEVLDSDHDKDFVVALQAAIRCIKSPQEYLEQVLTDALMKHGTDEDALTRVIVTRAEKDLGEIKDLFHQRHSKTLEEVVIKETHWDYEPFLLALLGKENH